Proteins encoded together in one Hymenobacter monticola window:
- a CDS encoding sensor histidine kinase, whose product MKRRIRSIFGLMVACMLGINGFQGYWLYNTYQLTASQFARTAREALTTVVQSHQLGMARQFVDREGGSKSRIMVFQNTDDEGHFNRMVVRQGKGDDTARNSRPDVLVQRAVGTTDMPSDMDLSNIKEIRVQRLGVPGAARPGTSDTLVRKLSRLIINNWAGSKPVNLRQLTADYHRELRLRGADATLVLDTLSLPLRRTGASPAAALDRMPARAGYTVKTPPVSLNPFQELYVRASFQPPTSYILRAMGGLLTGSMLLLALTTGCFWLMLSTILRQKKLSDVKNDFINNMTHELKTPLATVSAAVEALQNFGALNDPAKTQTYLSISRTELQRLSDLVEKVLNIAADERQPLALRPEPVLPGELVAEIVARHQLQATKPVTFDVQVAPAGPVQVDPLHMGNVVNNLIDNAIKYSGAAVAITIRSRQDAPGWHLSVADDGPGIAPGYQAAIFDQFFRVPTGNLHNVKGFGLGLYYVRQVVERHGGRISVQSEPGRGSRFEVWIPQG is encoded by the coding sequence ATGAAACGCCGCATTCGCTCCATTTTCGGTCTCATGGTGGCGTGCATGCTGGGCATCAACGGCTTTCAGGGCTACTGGCTCTACAACACCTACCAACTCACGGCCAGCCAGTTTGCCCGCACCGCGCGCGAAGCCCTGACTACCGTGGTGCAAAGCCATCAGTTGGGCATGGCCCGGCAATTTGTCGACCGCGAGGGAGGCTCCAAAAGCCGCATCATGGTGTTTCAAAATACCGACGACGAGGGGCATTTCAACCGCATGGTGGTGCGGCAGGGCAAAGGCGATGACACCGCGCGAAATTCTCGTCCCGACGTGCTGGTGCAGCGCGCAGTAGGCACTACTGACATGCCTTCCGATATGGATTTGAGCAACATAAAGGAAATTCGGGTGCAGCGCCTCGGCGTGCCTGGGGCAGCCCGGCCGGGCACTTCCGACACCCTGGTGCGGAAGCTTTCCCGGTTGATTATCAACAACTGGGCCGGTAGCAAACCCGTGAACCTGCGCCAGCTGACCGCCGACTACCACCGCGAACTGCGCCTTCGCGGCGCCGATGCCACGCTCGTGCTCGATACGCTGAGCCTGCCGCTGCGCCGGACCGGTGCAAGCCCGGCCGCGGCCCTCGACCGCATGCCTGCGCGGGCCGGCTACACAGTCAAGACCCCACCCGTTTCCCTTAATCCATTTCAGGAGTTGTACGTGCGCGCCTCGTTCCAGCCGCCCACCTCCTACATCCTGCGGGCAATGGGCGGGCTGCTGACCGGGTCGATGTTGCTGCTGGCCCTCACCACCGGCTGCTTTTGGCTGATGCTGAGCACGATTTTGCGGCAGAAGAAGCTCTCCGACGTCAAAAACGATTTCATCAACAACATGACGCACGAACTGAAAACGCCCCTGGCCACGGTGTCGGCGGCCGTGGAAGCCCTGCAAAACTTCGGCGCCTTGAATGACCCCGCCAAAACCCAAACCTACCTCAGCATCTCGCGCACCGAGCTGCAGCGCCTGTCCGACTTGGTGGAGAAAGTGCTCAACATCGCCGCCGATGAGCGCCAGCCGCTGGCGCTGCGTCCTGAACCCGTGCTGCCCGGCGAGCTGGTGGCTGAAATTGTGGCCCGACACCAGTTGCAAGCCACCAAGCCGGTCACCTTCGACGTGCAGGTGGCCCCCGCCGGCCCGGTGCAGGTAGACCCGCTGCACATGGGCAACGTCGTCAACAACCTCATCGACAACGCCATCAAGTACTCCGGCGCGGCCGTGGCCATCACCATCCGCAGCCGGCAGGACGCTCCCGGCTGGCACCTGAGCGTGGCCGACGACGGCCCCGGCATTGCCCCCGGCTACCAGGCGGCTATTTTCGACCAGTTCTTCCGCGTGCCCACTGGCAACCTGCACAACGTGAAGGGCTTCGGCCTGGGCTTG
- a CDS encoding outer membrane beta-barrel family protein: MRLLFLLSLLLGLAAASRGQTTAPAPPRPGQGSISGTLADSATGKPLREASVSLTLARDSSYVTFGITDGDGHFVLRDVALGRYVVQVSALGYRMRRVPVAVTAAAPAPTVGTLRLGALSQKLGEVVVTQERAPVSVSGDTIAFNANSFKTQPNAAVESLLKKLPGVEVDRDGSIRAQGQAVNRVLVDGKPFFGDDPKMATKNLPADIIDKVQLYDQQSDQSSFSGIDDGNRQRTLNLVTKRDKRKGYFGTNGAGAGTDGRYQARLGLNRFNNGRQISALAQANNLNQQGFADEGGPAAASFGPAGGGPSGGGAVMRMGGGGRQNALGSNSSQPTSITESGAVGLNYRDAWGKRAEVATSYLASRATVTTDQQLRRENVAGLTGTEAGPPLVTNQNLFNRSTTRSHRFNMRLDYVLDSLTSLRLTPYAWWQGNDLARQNSQQSSLGGRLLNQGLNGYTSAFTNPNAGGNFLLMRRFGKPGRSASANLTSTLSDQDATAFNQATNTFFDAGGLPTVQRLNQRIEQATPTRSNVLSLSYVEPLSLRTRLETHYAFTDSRNDGRRLTTDFNEASQQYDLLNPGLSNEFTSRFQANRAGLTLQKKRLRYTVGLGLDAQQADLRVRNLSADTTVDRRFTTLLPNALFTYNGSRSRSLRLNYRTRLNAPTAAQLQPVRDNSNPLSIQAGNPNLRPEYVQALSANFSQFNATTNRSVFAVLSASRVDDRIVSATSFSPRGVQTTRPVNADGFYSVNGFFSLGQRLPTHKINLNLTTNTSFTKSPSFVNGTLNTSRTWSLGQGASANSAFNEQLEFGLSANVTYQNARYSRLTEQNTDYLTQTLTADIFYQLPARFVLTSDLWLSNNTGRAAGYNQRVVLWNVGLARQFLANKQGELKLQAYDVLNQNRSVVRNTTETYVEDVRSRILQRYFLLSFTYNLRQFGK; this comes from the coding sequence ATGCGTTTGCTTTTCTTACTGAGTTTGCTGCTCGGGCTGGCCGCCGCCAGCCGGGGCCAAACAACTGCGCCCGCCCCGCCCCGCCCGGGCCAGGGGAGCATCAGCGGCACGCTGGCCGACTCGGCCACCGGCAAGCCACTGCGCGAAGCGTCGGTGTCGCTGACGCTGGCGCGGGATTCGAGCTACGTCACGTTCGGCATTACCGATGGCGACGGGCATTTTGTGCTCCGCGATGTGGCACTGGGGCGCTACGTGGTGCAGGTATCGGCGCTGGGCTACCGCATGCGGCGCGTGCCGGTAGCCGTCACGGCTGCGGCCCCTGCTCCCACTGTGGGCACCCTGCGCCTGGGCGCCCTCAGCCAGAAGCTGGGCGAGGTGGTGGTAACCCAGGAGCGCGCCCCGGTGAGCGTGAGCGGCGACACCATTGCTTTCAATGCCAACTCCTTCAAAACCCAGCCCAACGCGGCGGTGGAATCATTGCTGAAAAAGCTGCCGGGCGTGGAAGTGGACCGCGACGGCAGCATCCGCGCGCAGGGCCAGGCGGTGAACCGCGTGCTCGTGGATGGCAAGCCCTTCTTCGGCGACGACCCCAAAATGGCCACCAAAAACCTGCCCGCCGACATCATCGACAAGGTGCAGCTCTACGACCAGCAGAGCGACCAGTCCTCGTTTTCGGGCATCGACGACGGCAACCGCCAGCGCACCCTCAACCTTGTGACGAAGCGAGATAAGCGCAAGGGCTACTTCGGCACCAACGGCGCCGGCGCCGGCACCGATGGCCGCTACCAGGCCCGCCTCGGCCTGAACCGCTTCAACAACGGCCGCCAGATTTCGGCCCTGGCCCAGGCCAACAACCTCAATCAGCAAGGCTTTGCCGACGAAGGCGGCCCGGCCGCCGCCAGCTTTGGGCCTGCGGGCGGCGGGCCCAGCGGCGGGGGCGCTGTTATGCGGATGGGCGGTGGGGGCCGTCAAAATGCCCTTGGCAGCAACAGCTCCCAGCCCACCAGCATCACCGAAAGCGGCGCCGTGGGCCTCAACTACCGCGACGCCTGGGGCAAGCGCGCCGAAGTAGCCACCAGCTACCTCGCCAGCCGCGCCACCGTGACGACGGACCAGCAGTTGCGCCGCGAGAACGTGGCCGGCCTGACCGGAACCGAAGCCGGCCCGCCCCTCGTCACCAACCAAAACCTATTCAACCGCAGCACCACCCGCAGCCACCGCTTCAACATGCGGCTTGATTACGTGCTCGATTCGCTCACCTCGCTGCGCCTCACGCCCTACGCCTGGTGGCAGGGTAACGACCTGGCCCGCCAAAACAGCCAGCAGTCCAGCCTCGGCGGGCGCTTGCTCAACCAGGGCCTGAACGGCTACACGTCGGCCTTCACCAACCCCAACGCCGGCGGCAATTTCCTGCTGATGCGCCGCTTCGGCAAGCCTGGTCGCTCAGCATCGGCCAACCTCACCTCGACGCTGAGCGACCAGGACGCCACGGCATTCAACCAAGCCACCAACACGTTTTTCGATGCCGGCGGGCTGCCCACCGTGCAGCGGCTCAACCAGCGGATTGAGCAGGCCACACCCACGCGCAGCAACGTGCTGAGCTTGTCGTACGTGGAGCCGCTGAGCTTGCGCACCCGGCTCGAAACACATTACGCCTTCACCGACTCGCGCAACGATGGGCGCCGCCTTACCACCGATTTTAATGAAGCCAGCCAGCAGTACGACTTGCTGAACCCCGGGCTGAGCAACGAGTTCACCAGCCGCTTTCAGGCCAACCGGGCGGGGCTCACGCTGCAGAAAAAGCGCCTGCGCTACACGGTGGGCCTGGGCCTCGACGCCCAACAGGCCGATTTGCGGGTGCGCAACCTCTCGGCAGACACTACCGTGGACCGTCGCTTCACCACGCTGTTGCCCAATGCCTTGTTTACCTACAACGGCAGCCGCAGCCGCTCGCTGCGCCTCAACTACCGCACCCGCCTCAACGCGCCCACCGCCGCCCAGCTCCAGCCTGTGCGCGACAACTCCAACCCGCTCAGCATCCAGGCCGGCAACCCCAACCTGCGGCCCGAATACGTGCAGGCCCTGTCGGCCAATTTCTCGCAGTTTAACGCCACCACCAACCGCAGCGTGTTTGCCGTGCTTAGCGCCAGCCGCGTCGACGACCGTATCGTGTCGGCCACCAGCTTCAGCCCCCGCGGCGTGCAAACCACCCGCCCCGTAAACGCCGACGGCTTCTACAGTGTGAACGGGTTTTTCTCGCTCGGCCAGCGCTTGCCCACCCACAAAATCAACCTCAACCTGACCACCAATACCAGCTTCACCAAGTCGCCCAGCTTCGTAAATGGCACGCTGAACACTAGCCGCACCTGGAGCCTGGGCCAGGGTGCCAGCGCCAATTCGGCCTTCAACGAGCAACTCGAATTCGGCCTCAGCGCCAACGTCACCTACCAAAACGCCCGCTACTCCCGCCTCACTGAGCAAAACACCGACTACCTCACCCAGACGCTCACGGCCGATATTTTCTACCAGCTCCCCGCCCGCTTTGTGCTCACCTCCGACCTATGGCTGAGCAACAACACCGGCCGCGCCGCCGGCTACAACCAGCGCGTGGTGCTCTGGAACGTCGGCCTGGCCCGCCAGTTTTTGGCCAACAAGCAAGGCGAGCTCAAGCTGCAAGCCTACGACGTGCTCAACCAAAACCGCAGCGTGGTCCGCAACACCACCGAAACCTACGTGGAGGACGTGCGCAGCCGCATTTTGCAGCGGTATTTCCTGCTGAGCTTCACCTATAATCTGCGGCAGTTTGGAAAGTAG
- a CDS encoding GLPGLI family protein, whose amino-acid sequence MKNPAKNLTLALTLGLLATGAALAQTSGRISYEATQRVDLSKVHIMVNGQQLKPGSPDFPTDIPETRSFGLNLSFAGDAAKEEREGGGMTMRTVTMNSIGGDGPASAPQVTNYARPFGEVTYLDLAHRATTTVLTVKKDNAPTAYRADAPVAAPTGWNISSQTKKIAGYTCRKATVPYKKETYTVWFTTDLPFTYSPVRDLTPDKGVVLALESEQEQYRAAKVDLKPVPAAEVQPVATAQKVTPAELKDLREKALADFRQKMMEGGGMRFNRN is encoded by the coding sequence ATGAAAAACCCTGCAAAAAACCTGACCCTCGCCCTCACGCTCGGCCTGCTGGCCACCGGCGCCGCTCTGGCCCAGACCAGCGGCCGCATCAGCTACGAAGCCACCCAGCGCGTCGACCTCAGCAAGGTGCACATCATGGTGAACGGCCAGCAGCTCAAGCCCGGCAGCCCCGACTTTCCCACCGACATTCCCGAAACCCGCTCCTTCGGCTTGAACCTGAGCTTCGCGGGCGACGCGGCCAAGGAGGAACGCGAGGGCGGCGGCATGACCATGCGCACCGTGACGATGAACAGCATCGGCGGCGACGGCCCGGCCAGCGCGCCCCAGGTCACCAACTACGCCCGGCCCTTCGGGGAAGTCACCTACCTCGACCTGGCCCACCGCGCCACCACCACGGTGCTCACCGTGAAGAAGGACAACGCCCCCACCGCCTACCGCGCCGATGCCCCCGTGGCGGCACCCACCGGCTGGAACATCAGCAGCCAAACCAAGAAAATAGCCGGCTACACCTGCCGCAAGGCCACGGTGCCCTACAAAAAAGAAACCTATACCGTGTGGTTCACCACCGACCTGCCCTTTACCTACTCGCCAGTGCGCGACCTGACGCCCGATAAAGGCGTGGTGCTGGCCCTGGAAAGCGAGCAGGAGCAATACCGCGCCGCCAAAGTGGACCTAAAGCCCGTGCCCGCCGCCGAAGTGCAGCCCGTGGCCACGGCCCAGAAAGTGACACCCGCCGAGCTGAAAGACCTGCGTGAAAAAGCCCTGGCCGATTTCCGTCAGAAGATGATGGAAGGCGGCGGAATGCGTTTCAACCGCAATTAG